The DNA window GACTCACGCGCCAGCACGATTGGGAAGAGACGCGGAACCGTTCATCGGAGGATCTCATGGCAGTGAGCGCGAAGAAGACGAAGAGGAAGACGAGACGAACGGAACGACCGCGGCCACAGCGGCGGCGAAGACCCTTCGGGATCCGAAGGCCACCAAGGCCGGCAAGACCGCAGCAGCAAGTGCCCTCTCCCAGACGGGCCGCGCCGCGCGAACGGGGCCGAAGGCCGCCAGCGCCGCCGGCCGGGCTCTCACCGGCGAAAAAACGACTCCGCGCGGGCGGCGTGCCGCTGCGAGTGCGCTGGCGCAGACACCTCGACGAAAGAAGAAGTAGTCGGACTGGCACCCGCCCTGCCCTTGTGTCGGGGCGCCCCAGCGGTTGGCCGGCGAACGTCGAGCACCTGCGCCTGAGCAGACCCAAGGCCGACCTGCTGGCAAGCCTGGCGGGGCCGCGAACAACATGACACGCTCTGTCATCGTGATCGGGCCCGAGCGAGAGACCTGCGCCGCCGCGCTGCTCGAGCTGCCGCTCTTCCCCTGCCACGGGTGGTGCTCTTCCCCAAGGCCACGCTCCCCCTTGCACGTCTTCGAGCAGCGTTATCGCAAGATGCTCGCCACCTGCCTGGAGACCCACCGGATGCTGGCGGTGGTTCTGGTGCCGAGCCCACACCCCGTCGATCACCACGGCCATCCGGGCATCGCCCGCATCGCGAGCGTGGGTTTCATCACGGAGCACCAGTCGCTGCCGGATGGCCGCTCCAACCTGCTGTTGGTAGGTCAGGCTCAGGTGTCCCTCGAGGAGTTACCGTTCGAGGCCCCCTACCGTCGCGCGCGCGCGACGCTGCTACACGACGTGGCAACGGCGGTCGCCGCGGCGGATCTCTCGGCCCTGGTGCACACCGCCACCACCTTCGCGTTCGAGGTGAGGAGGCGGGAAGCGGGCTTCTCGTTCCACCTGCCGCCCGACGCGACTCCTGGAGAGCTGGCCGACGCTTGCGCGCAGCATCTCGTGATCGACTCCGAGCTACGCCAGCGCGCCCTCGAGACACTGGATGTGCGCGAGCGAGTGCGCCTGGTGACAGGCGAGCTGGCCTCGCAGCGCGCCGCGCTCTCGAGCGCCCCCCGCGCATACGCTCAACTGAACGGAACCGCAGCAACCCGTATGCTTTTCATGCGGCTACTCCCCAGAAGGGGTACCCTGCCCGCGCGTGCCCAGGCAGGACGAGCTCCGCGCGCTGTTCGACGCGATGAATGAGGGGGTCGCTGGCCACGAGCTGGTCCGCGATGCGTCCGGGCGTGTCCACGACTACCGAGTGCTCGCGGTCAATCCGGCGTTCACTCGCCACACCGGGCTGAGCGCCTCCGCGGTCGTCGGTCGCCTCGCGAGTGCGGCCTTCGGAAGCTCGGAGCCGCCGTTCTTGTCCACCTACCAGCGTGTGGCGGAGACCGGCGTACCCGAGACCTTCGAGGCGTACTTCGAGCCGCTCCGCCGCCACTTTCGCATTTCGGCGTTCCAGACCGGACCCGACGCCTTTGGCACGGTGTCGCGACCAAGGCTCGGGAGGCAAGCGCCCGGCTCAACGAGGCCCGGCTGCAAGCGCTGCACGACTCTGGCACGGCTGCGCACCGCGGACG is part of the Myxococcales bacterium genome and encodes:
- a CDS encoding LON peptidase substrate-binding domain-containing protein, translating into MTRSVIVIGPERETCAAALLELPLFPCHGWCSSPRPRSPLHVFEQRYRKMLATCLETHRMLAVVLVPSPHPVDHHGHPGIARIASVGFITEHQSLPDGRSNLLLVGQAQVSLEELPFEAPYRRARATLLHDVATAVAAADLSALVHTATTFAFEVRRREAGFSFHLPPDATPGELADACAQHLVIDSELRQRALETLDVRERVRLVTGELASQRAALSSAPRAYAQLNGTAATRMLFMRLLPRRGTLPARAQAGRAPRAVRRDE
- a CDS encoding GAF domain-containing protein, with the protein product MPRQDELRALFDAMNEGVAGHELVRDASGRVHDYRVLAVNPAFTRHTGLSASAVVGRLASAAFGSSEPPFLSTYQRVAETGVPETFEAYFEPLRRHFRISAFQTGPDAFGTVSRPRLGRQAPGSTRPGCKRCTTLARLRTADEKELIDFALESAVALTGSEVGYLHFVDDDQQNLTLYTWSERTLQNCSVGTERHYPLSLAGIWADCVRLRRPVIHNDYATAEGKKGLPEGHFPLVRHLSTCVVERDKVTVVAGVGNKPTPYQDDDVRQLQLFLDGVWD